In one window of Nitrospira sp. SG-bin1 DNA:
- a CDS encoding acetyltransferase produces the protein MDVTFRSGTVADAPACGRIGYEAFKAIAEHHHFQPDFPSAEIAIGLYAMILSRSDIFSVVGERDGHIVCSNFLWEGDVIAGVGPITVLPATQNASLGRRLMQSVLDRAESRHHAGVRLVQAAYHNRSLSLYTKLGFHAREPLSTLQGPPLNMELPGYRVRQATLDDLAKCDDLCRYVHGHDRHGELAQAIADGAATVVEHSGSITGYATGLGFFGHAVGRTNEELKALIGAAPAFTGPGFLLPTRNTELLQWCLNHGLRIVQPMTLMSLGLYQKPLGSFLPSILY, from the coding sequence ATGGATGTGACTTTCAGATCCGGCACGGTTGCCGACGCTCCGGCTTGCGGAAGGATCGGCTACGAGGCGTTCAAGGCAATTGCCGAGCACCATCACTTTCAGCCTGATTTTCCTTCCGCTGAGATCGCGATCGGACTGTACGCGATGATCCTCTCACGGTCCGACATCTTCTCGGTCGTGGGGGAGCGTGATGGCCACATCGTGTGCAGTAATTTTCTGTGGGAAGGGGATGTCATTGCAGGAGTGGGTCCGATCACCGTCCTTCCGGCAACACAAAATGCCTCGCTCGGGCGCCGGTTGATGCAGTCGGTCTTGGACCGCGCCGAGAGTCGGCATCACGCCGGTGTGCGACTAGTCCAGGCCGCGTATCATAACCGGTCTCTATCCCTGTACACCAAGCTCGGATTTCACGCGCGCGAGCCACTTTCCACGCTGCAGGGCCCACCGCTCAACATGGAGCTGCCCGGCTATCGAGTCCGCCAAGCGACCCTGGACGATCTTGCGAAATGCGATGACTTGTGCCGTTACGTGCACGGACATGACCGTCACGGCGAACTGGCGCAGGCCATTGCGGATGGAGCCGCAACGGTCGTTGAGCATAGCGGCAGTATCACCGGCTATGCCACGGGTCTTGGTTTCTTTGGACATGCGGTCGGTCGAACGAATGAAGAACTCAAGGCGCTGATCGGCGCTGCGCCGGCCTTTACCGGACCAGGTTTCTTGTTGCCGACGCGGAACACGGAATTGTTGCAGTGGTGTCTCAATCACGGCCTGCGGATCGTTCAACCGATGACCCTCATGAGCCTCGGGCTGTATCAGAAGCCGCTCGGTTCCTTTCTTCCCTCCATTTTGTACTGA
- a CDS encoding AraC family transcriptional regulator: MDVLSEVLKAVKLDGAVFFNGVFSSPWCTREPDSSTLASYLPSGPKHVFIFHLVTEGQCYCQNEDGGRAVPLEAGDIVILPHGNAHLMGNGPSVTPIDSAPHLKQVFAEGRILSQLGGGGETTKLVCGYLTCDPQLGQVFLAGLPSIVKVHIRDNPSGQWLEDTFRYSVDHAEASGPGGAAVIAKLSEALFVETLRRYIAQLPPTQTGWLAGVRDPDVGKALALLHKQPAHPWTIASLANEVGLSRSVLAERFRHYLSDTPMGYLTRWRLQLAAQVLTSTSKSVAEVAGEVGYESEPSFNRAFKREFGAPPARFRSQTRRAQRQHETRT; this comes from the coding sequence ATGGATGTACTGTCTGAAGTCTTGAAAGCCGTGAAACTGGACGGCGCGGTCTTCTTCAACGGTGTCTTCTCATCACCATGGTGTACACGTGAGCCCGATTCAAGCACCTTGGCGTCCTATTTGCCGTCCGGTCCCAAACATGTCTTCATTTTCCATTTGGTCACCGAAGGACAGTGCTATTGTCAGAACGAAGACGGTGGCCGTGCCGTCCCTCTGGAAGCGGGCGATATCGTCATCCTCCCCCATGGGAATGCCCACCTCATGGGCAACGGCCCTTCAGTCACACCCATCGACAGCGCGCCGCACCTGAAGCAGGTTTTCGCTGAAGGCCGTATCCTGTCCCAGTTGGGCGGCGGAGGAGAGACCACGAAACTGGTGTGCGGGTACCTGACCTGCGATCCTCAACTCGGGCAGGTGTTCTTGGCCGGGCTCCCATCGATCGTCAAAGTGCATATTCGAGACAACCCGTCCGGACAGTGGTTGGAGGATACCTTCCGCTATTCGGTCGATCACGCGGAGGCTTCCGGTCCAGGCGGCGCCGCAGTCATCGCGAAACTATCCGAAGCGTTGTTCGTGGAGACGTTGCGCCGCTACATCGCCCAACTGCCGCCGACACAGACGGGCTGGCTCGCCGGCGTGCGTGATCCGGACGTCGGAAAGGCGCTGGCGCTCTTGCACAAACAGCCTGCGCATCCTTGGACGATCGCGTCGTTGGCCAATGAAGTGGGCTTGTCCCGTTCAGTGCTGGCCGAGCGATTTCGGCATTATCTCTCCGATACACCGATGGGGTATCTCACGCGCTGGCGGTTGCAGCTCGCCGCGCAAGTGCTGACGTCGACCTCCAAGAGCGTGGCGGAAGTGGCGGGTGAGGTGGGATATGAGTCCGAGCCGTCTTTCAATCGCGCCTTCAAGCGGGAGTTCGGTGCCCCTCCGGCTCGGTTCCGCAGCCAGACCAGACGCGCTCAACGTCAGCATGAAACGAGAACGTGA
- a CDS encoding ubiquinone biosynthesis methyltransferase UbiE gives MTSATIAEIDSIKARLKSIWTAGDYDRFSRFMEGGAREFYERLNITPGCKLLDVACGSGQLALMAAKDGIEVTGVDIAGNLVERARTRAKAEGLTAQFEEADAEGLPFDDASFDVVTSLIGAMFAPRPQLVAQELLRVCAPGGTIAMANWTPQGFIGQMFKAVSKFIAPSGMPSPVLWGDESTVRERLGHGLSELSLMRRQYLFDYPFPPSEVVEFFRLYYGPTNKAFASLDAEGQVRLRQELETLWAAHNRAGGDCTTVFAEYLEVVGIRV, from the coding sequence ATGACGAGTGCAACGATTGCAGAAATAGATAGTATAAAGGCTCGGCTCAAATCAATCTGGACGGCGGGAGACTATGATCGGTTTTCACGATTCATGGAAGGCGGTGCACGAGAGTTTTATGAACGTCTGAACATTACGCCGGGCTGCAAGCTGCTGGACGTCGCGTGCGGGTCCGGTCAACTGGCGCTGATGGCGGCCAAAGACGGCATCGAGGTGACCGGCGTGGATATCGCAGGCAACCTGGTGGAGCGGGCGCGGACCCGCGCGAAAGCGGAAGGATTGACCGCCCAATTCGAGGAGGCTGATGCCGAGGGGCTTCCGTTCGACGACGCGAGCTTCGACGTCGTGACCAGTCTGATCGGCGCGATGTTCGCCCCGCGTCCTCAGTTGGTCGCCCAAGAATTGCTCCGTGTGTGCGCGCCGGGAGGCACCATCGCGATGGCCAACTGGACCCCACAGGGATTCATCGGGCAAATGTTCAAGGCCGTCTCAAAATTCATCGCGCCGTCCGGCATGCCGTCGCCGGTCCTCTGGGGTGACGAGTCGACGGTTCGCGAGCGGCTTGGCCACGGACTCTCGGAACTCAGCCTCATGAGACGGCAGTACCTCTTCGACTATCCCTTTCCACCGTCGGAGGTCGTGGAATTCTTTCGTCTGTATTACGGGCCGACGAACAAAGCATTCGCGTCGCTTGACGCTGAGGGGCAAGTCCGATTGCGGCAAGAGCTCGAAACACTCTGGGCGGCACACAACCGAGCGGGCGGTGACTGCACCACCGTATTTGCTGAGTACCTGGAAGTCGTCGGTATTCGCGTGTAA
- a CDS encoding DDE endonuclease: MILTDVERRELERRSRSRKGRADEARRARCIILLAKGASWAQIRRHLCCGDSYIARWSHRFATERLAGLYSRHRGQSPTVLTPKLDAKILDWTRRGPQDGTTHWSTRRLAKALRISHMMVARVWARHGLKPHRLKRYMASDDPDFERKAADIIGLYVNPPQHAAVFCVDEKTAIQALDRLDPVLPLSPGRVERHGFEYARHGTLSLYAAFETRSGTVLGRTAERHTSAEFVAFLTDLVAHQPRGQALHLILDNLSAHKTKQVDVFLRDHPTVRLHFTPTYSSWLNQVELWFAKIERDVIARGIFTSQHDLKRKLMRYIRHYNRAAKPVKWTHTDPRRRITPTLSVTGH; this comes from the coding sequence ATGATCCTGACAGACGTGGAACGACGGGAGCTGGAACGGCGCAGCCGCAGTCGCAAAGGTCGAGCGGATGAGGCCCGGCGGGCCCGGTGTATTATCTTGTTGGCCAAGGGCGCCAGTTGGGCGCAGATTCGCAGGCACCTCTGCTGCGGCGATAGTTACATTGCCCGCTGGAGTCACCGTTTTGCGACCGAACGACTGGCAGGCCTCTACAGTCGGCATCGGGGACAGTCCCCCACAGTGCTCACCCCCAAGCTGGACGCCAAGATTCTGGACTGGACTCGCCGGGGACCACAGGACGGGACGACGCACTGGAGTACGCGGCGATTGGCGAAGGCGCTGCGGATCTCTCATATGATGGTGGCCCGGGTCTGGGCCCGGCATGGCCTCAAACCGCATCGCCTCAAGCGGTACATGGCGTCGGACGATCCCGACTTCGAGCGCAAGGCGGCCGATATCATTGGGCTGTACGTGAATCCGCCGCAGCATGCCGCCGTCTTCTGTGTGGATGAGAAGACGGCGATCCAGGCATTGGATCGGCTGGATCCGGTGTTGCCGCTGTCGCCCGGTCGTGTCGAGCGGCATGGCTTTGAATATGCCCGTCACGGCACCCTCTCGCTCTATGCTGCATTCGAGACTCGCAGCGGTACGGTGCTCGGGCGTACCGCCGAGCGACACACCTCGGCGGAGTTCGTCGCGTTTTTGACCGACCTGGTGGCCCATCAGCCGCGTGGGCAAGCGCTGCACCTTATCCTCGACAATCTCTCGGCGCATAAGACCAAACAGGTGGACGTCTTCCTGCGTGACCATCCTACGGTCCGTCTACATTTCACGCCCACGTACTCCTCCTGGCTCAACCAAGTCGAACTGTGGTTCGCCAAGATCGAGCGTGATGTGATTGCGCGCGGCATCTTCACGTCTCAGCACGATCTCAAACGGAAACTGATGCGGTATATCCGCCACTACAATCGAGCTGCGAAACCCGTGAAATGGACGCATACCGACCCGCGGCGTCGGATTACTCCCACTTTGTCTGTTACAGGCCACTAG
- a CDS encoding NADH:ubiquinone reductase (Na(+)-transporting) subunit F (uses the energy from reduction of ubiquinone-1 to ubiquinol to move Na(+) ions from the cytoplasm to the periplasm), giving the protein MIEILLGVGVFTGFVLLLVVFILSARSKLVASGNVTITINDKKFIETPIGGKLLGALGDAKIFISSACGGGGTCGVCRVKVFEGGGVILPTETSHINKREAREGYRLSCQVAVKQNMKIEVPDEVFGVKKWECIVRSNHNVATFIKELILELPQDEYVDFRAGGYIQIFCPPYEHSFKDFDIEERFRSDWDRLNLWELVSKVNEPLERAYSMANYPEERGIIMLNIRIATPPPRTQNVPPGKMSSYLFGLKPGDKVTISGPFGEFFARDTNNEMVFIGGGAGMAPMRSHIFDQLSRIKTTRKMSFWYGARSKREMFYVDDFDKLAAAHDNFEWHVALSDPLPDDQWSGYTGFIHSVLYNEYLKTHPAPEDCEYYLCGPPMMNTAVIKMLLDLGVERENIMLDDFGG; this is encoded by the coding sequence ATGATCGAGATCCTGCTGGGAGTCGGTGTGTTCACCGGGTTCGTCCTCCTTCTCGTCGTCTTCATTCTGAGTGCACGGTCGAAACTGGTGGCCAGTGGCAACGTGACGATCACGATCAACGACAAGAAATTTATCGAGACGCCCATTGGAGGCAAGTTGCTCGGTGCACTGGGCGACGCCAAGATTTTTATCAGTTCCGCCTGTGGCGGCGGCGGGACCTGTGGCGTGTGCCGGGTCAAGGTCTTCGAAGGGGGTGGGGTCATTCTGCCGACAGAAACCTCGCATATCAACAAGCGTGAAGCGCGCGAGGGCTACCGTCTTTCCTGTCAGGTGGCGGTCAAGCAGAACATGAAGATCGAGGTTCCGGATGAGGTGTTCGGTGTCAAGAAATGGGAATGTATCGTCCGCTCCAACCACAATGTGGCGACGTTTATCAAAGAACTCATCCTGGAGCTACCCCAGGATGAATATGTCGATTTCCGTGCCGGAGGATACATCCAGATTTTTTGCCCTCCATATGAGCACTCATTCAAAGATTTTGACATTGAAGAGCGGTTTCGCAGCGACTGGGACCGGCTGAACCTCTGGGAGCTTGTTTCGAAGGTCAATGAGCCTCTTGAGCGTGCCTACTCCATGGCCAATTACCCTGAGGAACGTGGCATCATTATGCTCAATATTCGGATTGCCACTCCCCCACCGCGTACTCAGAACGTGCCTCCGGGTAAAATGTCCTCCTATCTGTTCGGACTGAAACCGGGCGACAAAGTCACCATCTCCGGGCCGTTCGGCGAGTTCTTTGCGCGTGACACCAATAACGAGATGGTCTTCATCGGCGGAGGCGCAGGGATGGCGCCGATGCGTTCGCATATTTTCGACCAGCTGAGTCGCATCAAGACCACACGCAAGATGTCCTTCTGGTACGGGGCTCGATCGAAGCGCGAGATGTTCTACGTCGACGATTTCGACAAGCTGGCAGCAGCGCACGACAACTTCGAGTGGCATGTCGCCCTGTCCGATCCTCTGCCTGATGACCAGTGGAGCGGCTATACCGGCTTCATCCATAGCGTGCTCTATAATGAGTATCTGAAGACCCATCCGGCCCCCGAGGACTGTGAATACTACCTCTGCGGACCGCCGATGATGAATACTGCCGTGATCAAGATGCTGTTGGATCTGGGTGTGGAGCGGGAAAACATCATGCTCGATGACTTCGGAGGATGA
- a CDS encoding NADH:ubiquinone reductase (Na(+)-transporting) subunit E (Part of the NQR complex which consists of NqrA, NqrB, NqrC, NqrD, NqrE and NqrF; NQR complex catalyzes the reduction of ubiquinone-1 to ubiquinol by two successive reactions, coupled with the transport of Na(+) ions from the cytoplasm to the periplasm; NqrE is probably involved in the second step, the conversion of ubisemiquinone to ubiquinol.), with translation MMDLVNLFIKSVFVENLALTFFLGMCTFLAVSKKISTALGLGIAVIVVQSLTLPINNLIYQFLIRDGALAWAGLSELSLDFLGLITYISVIAAVVQVLEMFLDRYVPSLYNSLGIFLPLITVNCAILGGTLFMVERDYTFSESVTYGVGSGAGWALAIVAMAGVREKLKYSDIPAGLQGLGVAFITAGLMALGFMAFSGIQL, from the coding sequence ATGATGGATCTGGTCAATCTGTTTATCAAATCGGTCTTCGTCGAGAATCTGGCGCTGACGTTTTTTCTCGGCATGTGCACGTTTCTGGCCGTCTCGAAAAAAATCAGCACGGCGCTCGGACTCGGCATCGCGGTGATTGTCGTCCAAAGTTTGACCCTCCCGATCAATAATCTGATCTACCAGTTTCTGATCCGTGACGGCGCACTGGCATGGGCGGGGCTTTCAGAGTTGAGTCTGGATTTCCTTGGGCTCATCACCTACATCAGCGTGATTGCGGCAGTCGTCCAGGTGCTGGAAATGTTTCTCGATCGATACGTCCCGTCACTGTATAACTCGCTGGGGATCTTTCTGCCGCTGATTACCGTCAACTGCGCCATTCTCGGAGGCACTCTGTTCATGGTCGAACGGGACTATACCTTTAGCGAGAGCGTCACCTATGGGGTGGGGTCAGGTGCCGGATGGGCGCTCGCGATTGTGGCGATGGCAGGGGTGCGTGAGAAGCTCAAGTATTCGGACATTCCCGCTGGGTTGCAGGGACTGGGCGTCGCATTCATCACCGCAGGGTTGATGGCCCTCGGGTTCATGGCCTTTTCCGGAATTCAACTGTGA
- a CDS encoding NADH:ubiquinone reductase (Na(+)-transporting) subunit D (Part of the NQR complex which catalyzes the reduction of ubiquinone-1 to ubiquinol by two successive reactions, coupled with the transport of Na(+) ions from the cytoplasm to the periplasm), protein MSYEHKKIIFDPIVDNNPVILQVLGICSALAVTSKLSTTITMCIALTVVTAFSNAAISLVRNHTPSSIRIIVQMTIISSLVIVTDQFIKAYAFSISKDLSVFVGLIITNCIVMGRAEAYAMKHPPLPSFLDGLGNGLGYSALLMVVGTIRELLGSGSLFGYPILPLDRDGGWYVPNGLLLLPPSAFFLIGMIIWVVRSWKPAQVEEPEYKIYHAPRPEVAS, encoded by the coding sequence ATGTCGTACGAACACAAAAAAATCATTTTCGACCCCATCGTCGATAATAACCCGGTCATTTTACAAGTCTTAGGGATTTGCTCAGCGCTGGCCGTGACGTCGAAGCTTTCAACGACGATCACGATGTGCATCGCGCTGACCGTCGTCACCGCCTTCTCCAATGCCGCCATCAGTCTCGTCCGCAACCATACCCCGAGCAGCATCCGCATCATCGTGCAGATGACCATTATTTCGTCGCTGGTCATCGTCACCGATCAGTTCATCAAAGCCTATGCGTTCTCCATCAGCAAGGACCTCTCGGTCTTCGTCGGATTGATTATCACCAACTGTATCGTCATGGGGCGCGCGGAAGCCTATGCGATGAAACATCCCCCATTGCCCAGCTTCCTCGATGGGCTTGGCAACGGCCTCGGCTATAGCGCCCTCTTAATGGTCGTCGGGACCATACGCGAACTGTTGGGATCCGGGTCCCTGTTCGGGTATCCGATCCTCCCTCTTGATCGGGATGGCGGGTGGTATGTGCCAAACGGCTTGCTGCTCCTGCCTCCGAGTGCATTTTTCCTCATCGGCATGATCATTTGGGTAGTGCGTTCCTGGAAGCCGGCGCAAGTCGAGGAGCCTGAATACAAGATCTATCACGCGCCTCGTCCGGAGGTGGCCTCATGA
- a CDS encoding NADH:ubiquinone reductase (Na(+)-transporting) subunit C (uses the energy from reduction of ubiquinone-1 to ubiquinol to move Na(+) ions from the cytoplasm to the periplasm), protein MSAPESDSAVSAAPAESPSRTLLMTLVVCLVCSVVVAGAAVLLRPIQEKNQKADLIRNVIAVSGLLKEGLTEEQALKRIDARMVELATGDEVKGIDPDTFNIVKAGKDPEISTELTRREDVAGIRREPRYLPVYRIVGANGEFKKLILPVYGYGLWSTMYGFLALEDDLRTVQGLRFYQHAETPGLGGEIDNPKWRAQWTGKVLFDDQWRVQVEVTKVAVDSSTPDARHQIDALAGATITSRGVENLLKFWLSDKGYGPYLSRLRHERS, encoded by the coding sequence ATGTCCGCGCCTGAATCTGACTCCGCCGTATCTGCTGCACCAGCTGAGAGTCCGAGCAGGACGCTGCTGATGACGCTTGTCGTCTGTCTGGTCTGCTCGGTGGTGGTCGCCGGCGCGGCGGTGCTCCTTCGACCGATTCAGGAAAAGAATCAGAAAGCCGATCTCATACGGAATGTGATTGCCGTCTCCGGTCTCCTCAAGGAGGGACTCACGGAAGAACAAGCGCTCAAACGGATTGACGCGCGCATGGTCGAACTGGCCACCGGTGATGAGGTGAAGGGGATCGATCCTGACACCTTTAATATCGTCAAGGCCGGGAAGGATCCCGAGATCTCCACCGAACTCACCCGCCGAGAGGATGTAGCGGGAATCAGGCGCGAACCGCGCTATTTGCCGGTCTATCGGATTGTCGGCGCCAACGGCGAGTTCAAAAAACTGATTCTGCCGGTGTACGGCTACGGGCTCTGGTCCACGATGTACGGCTTTCTTGCGCTGGAGGACGATCTGCGAACGGTTCAAGGCCTCCGCTTCTATCAGCATGCCGAGACCCCGGGGCTGGGAGGAGAGATCGACAACCCCAAGTGGCGGGCACAATGGACGGGCAAGGTCCTATTCGACGACCAATGGAGAGTGCAGGTTGAAGTGACGAAGGTCGCGGTTGACAGTTCCACTCCCGACGCTCGACATCAGATCGACGCACTCGCCGGCGCCACCATCACGTCGCGTGGCGTGGAGAATTTGTTAAAATTCTGGCTCAGCGACAAAGGGTACGGACCGTACCTGTCCCGTTTGCGTCACGAAAGGAGCTAA
- a CDS encoding NADH:ubiquinone reductase (Na(+)-transporting) subunit B (uses the energy from reduction of ubiquinone-1 to ubiquinol to move Na(+) ions from the cytoplasm to the periplasm) translates to MAGMKRYLDRLRPLFAKGGRYEKYYPVFEMVDGFLYSTPETTHHAPHVRDGIDLKRLMVYVVVALIPCILWSWFNTGYQANLALAKMGVAKTGWRYDLLTALNLGFDAGSILANTVHGFLYFLPIYLTTLIVGGVWEVVFSTVRQKEINEGFLVTSMLFTLTLPPDMPLWMVAIGISFGVVLGKEIFGGTGKNFLNPALTARAFLFFAYPAEISGDRVWVAVDGYSGATALSLGKVGGVAEIVRGGTTWWDAFIGLMPGSMGETSTLACLLGAAFLIYTRVGSWRIIVGCFLGMVGASLLFNLVGSDTNPMVTMPWYWHLVLGGFAFGMVFMATDPVSAAMTSAGRWVFGILIGAMTVLIRVANPAFPEGVMLTILFANVFAPLIDYAVVQLNIRRRLRRHVRA, encoded by the coding sequence ATGGCAGGTATGAAACGCTATCTCGATCGTCTCAGGCCCCTGTTTGCAAAGGGCGGCCGGTATGAAAAGTACTATCCCGTGTTCGAGATGGTCGATGGATTTCTGTATTCAACTCCCGAAACAACGCACCACGCGCCGCATGTGCGGGACGGCATCGATCTGAAACGATTGATGGTGTACGTGGTGGTGGCGCTGATTCCCTGCATCCTGTGGAGCTGGTTCAACACCGGCTATCAGGCCAATCTGGCCCTCGCCAAGATGGGTGTGGCCAAAACCGGCTGGCGGTACGATCTCCTGACGGCTCTCAATCTTGGGTTCGATGCCGGCAGTATTTTGGCCAATACGGTCCATGGCTTCTTGTATTTTCTGCCGATCTATCTGACGACCTTAATCGTCGGCGGTGTATGGGAAGTGGTCTTTTCCACGGTGCGTCAGAAAGAGATCAATGAAGGCTTTCTGGTCACCTCCATGCTCTTCACGCTGACGCTGCCACCCGATATGCCGCTCTGGATGGTCGCCATCGGGATCAGTTTCGGCGTGGTGCTCGGCAAAGAGATCTTCGGCGGAACCGGCAAGAATTTTCTCAATCCCGCCCTGACCGCGCGGGCGTTTCTGTTTTTCGCCTATCCCGCCGAAATTTCCGGTGACCGGGTGTGGGTGGCGGTGGATGGCTATTCGGGCGCGACCGCGCTCAGCCTAGGGAAAGTGGGCGGCGTCGCGGAGATCGTCCGCGGAGGCACCACCTGGTGGGATGCCTTTATCGGCCTGATGCCGGGCTCGATGGGAGAGACCTCCACTCTCGCCTGTCTGCTCGGCGCGGCGTTCCTGATCTATACCAGGGTCGGTTCCTGGCGCATTATCGTCGGGTGCTTTCTGGGGATGGTCGGGGCCTCGCTCCTGTTCAATCTCGTGGGCAGCGACACCAATCCCATGGTGACGATGCCTTGGTACTGGCACCTGGTACTGGGAGGGTTTGCCTTCGGCATGGTCTTCATGGCCACCGACCCGGTGTCGGCCGCGATGACGAGTGCCGGGCGCTGGGTTTTTGGTATTCTGATCGGGGCCATGACCGTGCTGATCCGCGTGGCGAACCCAGCGTTTCCCGAAGGCGTGATGCTGACCATATTGTTTGCTAATGTGTTCGCGCCCCTGATCGATTATGCGGTCGTTCAGCTGAACATCCGACGGAGGCTACGCCGCCATGTCCGCGCCTGA
- a CDS encoding NADH:ubiquinone reductase (Na(+)-transporting) subunit A (uses the energy from reduction of ubiquinone-1 to ubiquinol to move Na(+) ions from the cytoplasm to the periplasm): MIRIKKGLDVPISGKPEQRVHVAKPIRHVGVLGVDHVGLKPAMLVAEGDKVKIGQALFEHKKLPGVRITAPGAGTVRAIHRGAQRLLQSVVIRLDETEDEETFASYPIDQLASLTETQVVDNLLASGLWVALRTRPYSKIADPTTRPAAIFVTAMDSNPLAADPVPIITAEAESFCHGLTVLSRLGTMPLWVCKSPAAELPLPQGVGHVRQASFDGPHPAGLPGTHIHFLEPVDAGKVVWHLNYQEVIAIGKLFTSGRIWPGRIVALGGPQVKQPRLLQTRLGACIEELIEGEVQDGENRVISGSILSGRHAAGWSSYLGRHHVQVCVIQEGVERTFMGWFTPGRRIFSQSNVMLSSLFRHRREEFGLTTGLNGGLRAMVPFGNFEDIMPLDILPTQLLRYLLVGDTEMAQQLGCMELDEEDLALCSFVCVGKNDYGPVLRNVLSQIEREG; encoded by the coding sequence ATGATCAGAATTAAAAAAGGACTGGATGTGCCGATCAGTGGAAAACCGGAACAGCGTGTCCATGTCGCCAAACCTATCCGCCACGTTGGCGTGCTGGGCGTAGATCATGTCGGTCTCAAACCAGCCATGCTGGTCGCCGAAGGGGACAAGGTGAAGATCGGCCAAGCGCTGTTCGAGCACAAGAAGTTACCCGGTGTACGCATCACGGCACCGGGTGCCGGCACGGTGCGCGCAATCCATCGTGGGGCGCAACGCCTGCTCCAGTCGGTCGTCATCCGGCTTGACGAAACCGAAGACGAGGAGACATTTGCATCCTATCCTATCGACCAACTGGCCAGCTTGACTGAAACGCAAGTGGTGGACAATCTGTTGGCATCGGGTCTATGGGTGGCCTTACGTACGCGTCCTTATAGCAAAATCGCTGACCCGACCACTCGACCGGCTGCCATCTTCGTGACGGCGATGGACAGCAACCCGCTGGCCGCCGATCCTGTTCCAATTATTACTGCAGAAGCTGAGTCGTTCTGCCATGGCTTGACGGTGCTGTCGCGCCTGGGCACCATGCCGCTGTGGGTGTGCAAGTCGCCCGCAGCTGAACTGCCGTTGCCACAGGGGGTAGGCCACGTGCGCCAGGCAAGTTTCGACGGCCCCCACCCAGCCGGTTTGCCGGGGACACACATTCATTTTCTGGAACCGGTCGACGCCGGCAAGGTTGTCTGGCACCTCAACTACCAAGAGGTGATTGCGATCGGCAAGTTGTTTACCAGCGGCCGGATATGGCCCGGACGCATCGTCGCGCTCGGCGGGCCTCAAGTCAAACAGCCACGCCTGTTGCAGACTAGGCTCGGCGCCTGTATCGAAGAGTTGATCGAGGGTGAGGTTCAGGACGGTGAGAACCGCGTCATCTCCGGCTCGATCTTGTCGGGGCGTCACGCCGCCGGCTGGTCGTCCTATCTGGGGCGCCATCATGTACAGGTCTGTGTGATTCAGGAAGGGGTCGAACGAACGTTCATGGGCTGGTTCACGCCCGGGCGGAGAATCTTCTCCCAGAGCAACGTGATGCTGTCGAGTCTCTTCCGTCACCGCCGAGAGGAGTTTGGGCTGACCACCGGATTGAACGGAGGTCTGCGTGCCATGGTGCCCTTCGGCAACTTCGAGGACATCATGCCACTGGACATCCTCCCGACGCAGCTGCTGCGCTACCTGCTTGTGGGCGATACCGAGATGGCACAACAACTGGGCTGTATGGAACTGGACGAGGAAGACCTCGCCTTGTGCTCCTTCGTGTGTGTCGGCAAGAACGACTACGGCCCGGTGCTGCGGAACGTGTTGAGCCAGATTGAGAGAGAAGGCTGA